ccccccccccgttaccGGACagcccccggtgtcccccggTACCGGGCAATCCCCATCACCCCCCGCTACCAGACAGCCCCCGGTGCCGGGCAGCCCGCGGTTCCCCCCTGCTCCCAAGCacccccatcccctgccctgcccccccccatccGGAATGAATCccggtgggggtgggggtgggggggttgggggcaccACGGGGTGACCCCCCGGtaccggtgccggtgccggtgcggcgGCAGGATGGGCCCACTGGTGCTGGAGCTGTACTGGAAACACGCCCCCCGCACCTGCAAGAACTTCGCCGAGCTCTGCCGCCGCGGTTACTACAACGGCACCAAGTTCCACCGCGTCATCAAGGACTTCATGGTGCAGGGGGGGGACCCCACCGGCACCGGTGAGAGACCACCCCCTCCCCGCGTCCCCTCCCgcgctgaggggggggggggggggggtcccggctgacccccccttccccctccccaggccgCGGGGGTGCCTCCATCTACGGCAAACAGTTTGAGGACGAGCTGCACCCCGAGCTGAAGTTCACCGGTGAGCAGAGACCGTCACCGGGAGGTCCAAAACCTGGCCGTGGGGGGTGGCGtggcccccatgtcccccaggaccccagccGTGGGGTGGTGTGGCCCCCGTggcccccaggaccccagccGTGGGGTGGTGTggcccccaggaccccagccGTGGGGTGGCGtggcccccgtgtcccccaggaccccagccGTGGGGTGGCGtggcccccgtgtcccccaggaccccagccGTGGGGTGGCGtggcccccgtgtcccccaggaccccagccGTGGGGTGGCGTGGCCCCCGTggcccccaggaccccagccATGGGGTGGCGtggcccccgtgtcccccaggacCTCAGCCGTGGGGTGGCGtggcccccatgtcccccaagaCCCCAGCCGTGGGGTGGTGTGGCCCCTGTGTTCCCCAGGACCCCAGCTGTGGGGTGCTGTGGCCTCCAtgtcccccaggaccccaggACCCCAGCTGTGGGGTGGCGTGTCCCCCACATTGCCAGGACCTTGGccatggggtggcatgtcccccatGGCCCCCAAGACCCCAGCCGTGGGGTGGCGTGTCCCCTGTGTTCCCCAGGACCCCAGCTGTGGGGTGCTGTGGCCTCCAtgtcccccaggaccccaggACCCCAGCCGTGGGGTGCTGAGACCCCCATGGCCCCCAGAACCCCAGCCGTGGGGTgctgtgtcccccgtgtcccctagAACTCCAGccatggggtggcatgtcccccatGATGCCAGAATCTTGGCTGTGGGGTGGCATGTCTCCCATGTCCTCCAAGACCTCATCTATAGGGTGGCATGTCCCCCATGTTCCCCAAAACCTGGGCCATAGGGTGACATGTCTGCCATGATGCCAGGACCTTATCCATGTGGTGGCATGTCCCCCAGGAGCCCATCCATGGGGTCGCTTGTCTCCCGTATCCCCCAAGACCCTGACCATGGGGTGACGTGTCCCCCACGTTGCCAGGACCTTGGccatggggtggcatgtcccccatgtcccccagcaaCCTGACCATGGGCtggcatgtcccccatgtcccccaggaACCTGAccatggggtggcatgtcccccatGATACCAGAACCTTATccatggggtggcatgtcccAAGGAGCCTGACCATGGGGTGACATGCCCCAAGGAGCCTGACCATGGGGTGACGTGTCCCCCACGTTGCCAGGACCTTGGCCATAGGGtggcatgtcccccatgtcccccagcaaCCTGAccatggggtggcatgtcccccatAATACCAGAACCTTATCCATGGGGTGGCATGCCCCAAGGAGCCTGACCATGGGGTGACGTGTCCCCCACATTGCCAGGACCTTGGCCATGGGGTGACATGTCCCCCAAGACCCCATccatggggtggcatgtcccccatGATACCAGAGCCTTGTCCATGGGGTGGCATGTCTCCCATGTCTCCCTAAGTCCCCATCCGTGGGGTGTCATGACCCCCAGGAGGCTGGccatggggtggcatgtcccccaagaccccatccatggggtggcatgtcccccatGATACCAGAACCTTATccatggggtggcatgtcccAAGGAGCCTGACCATGGGGTGACGTGTCCCCCACGTTGCCAGGACCTTGGCCATGGGGTGACATGTCCCCCAAGACCCCATccatggggtggcatgtcccccatGATACCAGAGCCTTATCCATGGGGTGACATGCCCCAAGGAGCCTGACCATGGGGTGACGTGTCCCCCACGTTGCCAGGACCTTGGccatggggtggcatgtcccccatGTTCCCCAGGAACCTGACCATGGGGTGACATGTCCCCCATGATACCAGAACCTTTTCCATGGTGTGGCATGCCCCAAGGAGCCTGACCATGGGGTGACGTGTCCCCCACGTTGCCAGGACCTTGGccatggggtggcatgtcccccatGTTCCCCAGGAACCTGAccatggggtggcatgtcccccatGATACCAGAACCTTATCCATGTGGTGGCATGTCTCCCATGTCTCCCTAAGTCCCCATCCGTGGGGTGTCATGACCCCCAGGAGGCTGGccatggggtggcatgtcccccaAGACCCCATCCATGGGGTGGCATGTCTTCCATGATACCAGAACCTTTTCCATGGTGTGGCATGTCCCAAGGAGCCTGACCATGGGGTGACGTGTCCCCCACGTTGCCAGGACCTTGGccatggggtggcatgtcccccatgtcccccaggaACCTGAccatggggtggcatgtcccccatGATACCAGAGCCTTATccatggggtggcatgtcccccatGATACCAGAGCCTTATccatggggtggcatgtcccAAGGAGCCTGACCATGGGGTGACGTGTCCCAAGGAGCCTGACCATGGGGTGACGTGTCCCCCACGTTGCCAGGACCTTGGccatggggtggcatgtcccccatgtcccccaggaACCTGAccatggggtggcatgtcccAAGGAGCCTGACCATGGGGTGATGTGTCCCAGGGAACCTGAccatggggtggcatgtcccccatGATACCAGAGCCTTATccatggggtggcatgtcccAAGGAGCCTGACCATGGGGTGATGTGTCCCAAGGAGCCTGACCATGGGGTGACGTGTCCCCCACATTACCAGGACCTTGGCCATGGGGTGGCACATCCCCTATATTCCCCAGAACCCCACCCATGATCCATATCTCCCATGAtaccaatcaaacaaaaaaaaaaaccaccccaaaacccccccccccccaaaagcagaCCATCACCATCACCgatgtccctctgtccctcctagGTGCCGGCATCTTGGCCATGGCCAACGCGGGGCCGGACACCAACGGTAGCCAATTCTTCCTGACGCTGGGCCCGGCGCAGTGGCTGGACGGGAAGCACAGCATCTTCGGGAGGGTCTGCCAGggcatgggggtgctgggccgCCTGGCCATGGTGGAGACCAACGCCCAGGACCGGCCCCTCGACGACGTCAAGGTCATCAAGGCTTTTCCTTCGGGGtagtgggggggtggggatgttggagggggtccccccccccccttcattttGTAGCGTTCGGGTGTAATAAAAGAGGTGGGAAGTGGTGGTGATGTCCACCCCCACCCATGGTGGGATTTTTTTAGGGGGGCTGTGATGGGGAGGTGTCCCTGTCATGGTTGGGGACCAGGGGGCTTGTGTtggccccccccccaaaggggtttgtggggggctgccccccccccccaccggggggtgtctctgcaggcagcagctgggcatggtggggttcccccccaccccggccctggggacatggagctgt
This genomic interval from Calonectris borealis chromosome 26, bCalBor7.hap1.2, whole genome shotgun sequence contains the following:
- the PPIL1 gene encoding peptidyl-prolyl cis-trans isomerase-like 1 isoform X2, with product MAAVPPDSWQPPTVSMETTMGPLVLELYWKHAPRTCKNFAELCRRGYYNGTKFHRVIKDFMVQGGDPTGTGRGGASIYGKQFEDELHPELKFTGAGILAMANAGPDTNGSQFFLTLGPAQWLDGKHSIFGRVCQGMGVLGRLAMVETNAQDRPLDDVKVIKAFPSG
- the PPIL1 gene encoding peptidyl-prolyl cis-trans isomerase-like 1 isoform X1: MGPLVLELYWKHAPRTCKNFAELCRRGYYNGTKFHRVIKDFMVQGGDPTGTGRGGASIYGKQFEDELHPELKFTGAGILAMANAGPDTNGSQFFLTLGPAQWLDGKHSIFGRVCQGMGVLGRLAMVETNAQDRPLDDVKVIKAFPSG